AGGGGATATTAAACTCGGGCGTATATTTCAAGCAAAAGGACATGATTTTAGCTTACGCGAATTATTAGGTGGAAAAGATGAAGTAGCAAAGCCCTTTGATGATGGGTTGTTTTCTACTATTTACTTAGCACCAAAAGACTACCACCGTATTCACATGCCTATTGCTGGTAAATTAGAGCAAATGATTTTTATTCCCGGTGACCTTTTTTCCGTTAATCCTCTTACGGCTGAAAATGTACCTAATTTATTTGCGCGTAATGAACGAGCCGTCGCTATATTTTCAACGGCAATAGGTCCAATGGCCATGGTATTAGTTGGAGCAACCATAGTCGCAAGTATTGAAACCGTTTGGGCAGGAACCTTAAAGTCCAATAGAAAAAAAGAAATTCAATATTGGGATTATCAAGACCAAAACATTCAACTTGATAAGGGTGCTGAATTAGGCCGCTTTAAACTTGGCAGTACCATCGTTGCACTCTTCCCTAAAAATAGTATCTCTTTTGCAGAAGAATTACAGGCCGGTTCAGTCACAAGACTCGGTAACATATTTGCCACTGTAAATGAATCTAAGTAGGTTTTTGCAAATATGACAGACTTGACAGCTGCGCAATATTTAAAAAAAATATTATTAGCCCCCGTTTATGAGGCTGCTATTGAAACGCCTTTGCAACCACTTAAAAAGTTATCTCTCCGTTTTAATAATCAAATATTATTAAAACGTGAGGATTTACAACCAGTACACTCTTTTAAATTGCGCGGAGCCTACAATAAATTAGCTAGTTTGACGGAACAACAAAAGCAATGCGGCGTTATCGCCGCTTCAGCGGGCAACCATGCGCAAGGTGTTGCCCTCTCAGCACAAAAAATGGGACTAAAAGCAACCATTGTAATGCCGAGTACGACACCAGATATCAAAGTTAATTCGGTACGTGCATTAGGGGCAACGGCTGTTTTATTTGGAGATAGTTTTGATGCAGCTAGCGACCATTGTAAAATGCTCGCTAAATTACATAATTATACCCTAATTCATCCCTTTGATGATCCAGATGTTATTGCCGGGCAGGGGACAATAGCGAAAGAGCTACTACAGCAAAATGCCCATTTAGATTATATTTTTGTTCCTGTTGGGGGCGGTGGGCTCGTTGCAGGTATTGCCGTTTATATCAAACAACTATTACCCGATATAAAAATTATTGCCGTTGAACCTGAAGATGCCGCCTGTTTAAAAGTCGCACTAGATCATGGCGGCCCCATCACCCTGAGTCGAGTTGGACTATTCGCAGATGGCGTGGCTGTAAAAACAATTGGCAGTGAAACATTTCGCCTATGCGAGCAATATGTAGAT
This window of the Psychromonas sp. MME1 genome carries:
- the asd gene encoding archaetidylserine decarboxylase (Phosphatidylserine decarboxylase is synthesized as a single chain precursor. Generation of the pyruvoyl active site from a Ser is coupled to cleavage of a Gly-Ser bond between the larger (beta) and smaller (alpha chains). It is an integral membrane protein.); this encodes MIDQLKIIGQYFLPKHLLSRLVGLLAAAKAGQLTTFLIKQFIKKFNIDMSEAKYPDPESYKTFNDFFTRELREGVRTISEGDNNLILPVDGCVSQLGDIKLGRIFQAKGHDFSLRELLGGKDEVAKPFDDGLFSTIYLAPKDYHRIHMPIAGKLEQMIFIPGDLFSVNPLTAENVPNLFARNERAVAIFSTAIGPMAMVLVGATIVASIETVWAGTLKSNRKKEIQYWDYQDQNIQLDKGAELGRFKLGSTIVALFPKNSISFAEELQAGSVTRLGNIFATVNESK